Proteins found in one Xenopus laevis strain J_2021 chromosome 1L, Xenopus_laevis_v10.1, whole genome shotgun sequence genomic segment:
- the cytl1.L gene encoding cytokine like 1 L homeolog precursor, which yields MKLLLSLLALSLLFLFVCSAPPTCYSKVFTMSKEITDAFQRIQKTAPPGPCLDALPTLYLDIHNSCVMNKLRTFISAPRCGRMPRVEVLKRRVRKLYNIMNSVCKRDLVFFTDDCAALEVPLSTFRPITEPSR from the exons ATGAAGCTTCTGCTGAGCCTCTTAGCACTCAGCCTTCTGTTTCTCTTTGTCTGCTCCGCTCCTCCGACCTGCTATTCCAAGGTCTTCACTATGAGCAAAGAAATCACAGACGCCTTCCAAAGAATACAGAAAACAGCCCCACCT GGACCCTGCCTGGATGCCCTTCCTACTCTCTATCTGGATATACAT AACTCCTGCGTGATGAACAAACTGCGTACATTCATTTCAGCTCCGAGGTGTGGGAGGATGCCCAGGGTGGAAGTTCTAAAGAGAAGAGTGCGGAAATTGTACAATATCATGAACTCCGTCTGCAAAAGG GACCTTGTTTTCTTCACTGACGACTGTGCGGCTCTGGAAGTGCCTTTGTCAACATTCCGCCCCATCACGGAACCTTCTAGATGA